A region from the Candidatus Margulisiibacteriota bacterium genome encodes:
- a CDS encoding 3-phosphoglycerate dehydrogenase: MFKIQTLNKISSLGILRMSPDTYEIASEFSNPDAVLVRSFKMNDMEFNANLKVIGRAGAGVNNIPVSRCTDKGIVVFNTPGANANAVKELVLCGMFLASRKIVDGINWGKTLEDQGAEVTKIVEKNKEQFGGNEIKGKTLGLIGLGAIGTIVANDAIELGMNVLGYDPFISVDKAWQLSSKVKKAAGLDSLLANSDIISVHMPLTDDTKSILNREKFALMKKGVKIMNFSRSEIVNNNDLKVAIKDGIVGCYVTDFPSDDLLNVPGIICIPHLGASTQEAEDNCAVMVVDQVMDFLENGNIINSVNFPTCYLERSTGGSRLVISNKNIPAMVGQISTILADAKFNIIEMINKSRNEIAYTMVDVEGKVPEEVVSSLRSINGVISVRNI, translated from the coding sequence ATGTTTAAGATACAGACCCTTAATAAGATTTCATCTTTAGGTATACTGAGAATGTCCCCAGACACTTACGAAATAGCATCAGAATTTAGTAACCCTGATGCAGTGTTGGTAAGAAGTTTTAAAATGAATGATATGGAGTTTAATGCTAATTTAAAGGTTATAGGACGGGCTGGCGCAGGAGTTAACAACATTCCAGTTAGTCGCTGTACCGACAAAGGTATTGTAGTCTTTAATACTCCGGGAGCGAATGCTAACGCAGTAAAAGAACTAGTTTTGTGTGGTATGTTCTTAGCTTCAAGAAAAATTGTTGACGGGATAAATTGGGGCAAAACGCTCGAAGACCAAGGTGCCGAAGTCACGAAGATTGTTGAAAAAAACAAAGAACAGTTCGGTGGGAATGAAATCAAAGGAAAAACATTAGGACTAATTGGCCTTGGTGCCATTGGTACAATAGTTGCAAATGATGCCATTGAACTTGGAATGAATGTACTTGGTTATGATCCGTTTATTTCTGTTGATAAAGCGTGGCAGCTTTCAAGTAAAGTTAAGAAAGCAGCTGGACTTGATAGCCTATTAGCTAATTCCGATATTATTTCAGTCCATATGCCTTTGACTGATGATACTAAGAGTATATTAAACAGAGAAAAATTTGCACTGATGAAAAAAGGTGTAAAAATAATGAACTTTTCCAGATCAGAAATTGTTAATAACAATGACCTGAAAGTTGCGATTAAAGATGGAATTGTTGGTTGTTATGTTACTGATTTCCCTTCAGATGATTTATTGAATGTTCCTGGAATTATTTGTATTCCTCATCTAGGAGCTTCCACGCAGGAAGCTGAAGATAACTGTGCTGTTATGGTTGTCGATCAAGTAATGGATTTTTTAGAAAATGGAAATATTATTAATTCGGTTAACTTCCCAACTTGTTATTTAGAAAGATCTACTGGTGGATCTCGACTGGTTATTTCTAACAAAAATATACCTGCCATGGTTGGTCAGATATCAACCATATTAGCTGACGCAAAATTTAATATTATTGAAATGATAAATAAAAGCCGAAATGAGATTGCCTATACAATGGTAGACGTCGAAGGAAAGGTACCTGAAGAGGTTGTTTCTAGCTTACGTTCAATCAATGGTGTTATTAGTGTAAGAAATATTTAG
- a CDS encoding adenylate kinase: MKIILIGAPGSGKGTQAKKLKDMTGCLHIATGDILREAIRSNSELGIKAKDYIDNGKLVPDNIIIDMMKEKLQSINSITGFILDGFPRTIPQAKSLDNILEEIGIKLDKVVYIDVSLDEIVKRMAGRLTCPTCGKSYHKIFNKPKQDNLCDVDGAELIVREDDKTEVVIGRYNTFESQTEPLIEYYDKNKMLASIDGEKDIDEIFTNIVNKLKL; encoded by the coding sequence ATAAAGATAATTTTAATAGGTGCTCCGGGTTCTGGAAAAGGAACCCAGGCTAAGAAATTAAAAGATATGACTGGTTGCTTGCATATAGCAACTGGCGACATTTTGAGGGAAGCAATAAGAAGTAATTCAGAATTAGGAATTAAAGCGAAGGATTACATCGATAATGGAAAGTTAGTTCCTGATAATATTATTATTGACATGATGAAGGAAAAGCTTCAATCAATTAATTCAATTACAGGCTTTATACTAGATGGATTCCCTCGGACAATACCTCAGGCTAAGAGCCTCGACAATATTTTGGAAGAAATTGGAATAAAGTTAGATAAAGTTGTTTATATAGATGTTAGTCTTGATGAGATAGTAAAAAGAATGGCAGGAAGACTTACCTGTCCAACGTGTGGCAAATCTTATCATAAAATATTTAATAAGCCAAAACAGGATAATTTGTGTGATGTAGATGGGGCTGAATTAATTGTTCGAGAAGATGATAAAACTGAAGTTGTTATTGGTAGATATAATACCTTTGAATCTCAGACCGAACCATTAATAGAGTATTATGATAAAAATAAAATGCTTGCAAGTATCGATGGTGAAAAAGACATAGATGAGATATTTACAAATATTGTAAATAAATTAAAACTATAA
- a CDS encoding tRNA pseudouridine(38-40) synthase TruA — protein MNVKLIVSYDGTSYRGFQRQTRWSNTIQNVLEECITKIFEKKINVCGSGRTDAGVHAIGQVVNFSIDTKIPVIKIPELMNKRLPFDIRIVDAQQVRSAFNARIDAKRREYRYLFYKGNCEFPGIDRFCWKLDNLFDLKIAAELCSNLMGTKDFNAFMSSGSSAATTVKTIYNCSIQKVNEFNWIFSKGNFQLYELTVEANAFLYNMVRIIVANIVRVATGQEDKHNFLEILESKNRKLAGKMAPANGLYLTKVTY, from the coding sequence ATGAATGTAAAGCTTATTGTTAGTTATGACGGAACTAGCTATAGGGGTTTTCAAAGACAGACGAGATGGTCTAATACGATACAAAATGTATTAGAAGAGTGTATAACGAAGATATTTGAAAAAAAAATAAATGTTTGTGGATCAGGAAGGACCGATGCAGGAGTTCACGCAATCGGCCAGGTGGTTAACTTTAGTATTGATACAAAAATTCCAGTAATTAAGATTCCTGAATTAATGAATAAAAGGTTGCCATTTGATATTAGAATAGTAGATGCTCAGCAAGTGAGGAGTGCATTTAACGCAAGAATCGATGCGAAGAGAAGAGAATATCGGTATTTATTCTACAAGGGCAATTGTGAATTTCCTGGTATTGACAGATTTTGTTGGAAACTTGATAATTTATTTGATTTAAAAATCGCCGCAGAACTATGTAGTAACCTTATGGGAACAAAAGACTTTAATGCATTTATGAGTTCGGGATCAAGTGCAGCAACAACAGTAAAAACAATATATAATTGCAGTATTCAGAAAGTTAACGAGTTTAATTGGATCTTTAGTAAAGGTAATTTTCAATTATATGAATTAACAGTGGAAGCGAATGCTTTTTTGTATAATATGGTAAGAATAATAGTAGCAAATATAGTAAGGGTAGCAACGGGACAAGAGGATAAGCACAATTTCTTAGAAATTTTAGAGAGTAAAAATAGGAAATTAGCCGGAAAAATGGCACCAGCTAATGGATTATACTTAACAAAAGTAACTTATTGA
- a CDS encoding 50S ribosomal protein L17 — MRHRKGITKLGRPTDQRIALLRNLVISLIQYGKIETTEAKAREAIKMAERVITLGKNKSVSSIRNVLKIIPHKESVKKIFDEVSINYKDRNGGYIRITKTRLRQGDATQMAVIELIKD; from the coding sequence ATGAGGCACAGGAAAGGTATTACAAAACTTGGAAGACCGACAGATCAAAGAATAGCTTTATTGAGGAACTTGGTTATATCATTGATTCAGTATGGTAAAATTGAGACGACTGAAGCAAAAGCTCGTGAAGCTATTAAAATGGCAGAAAGAGTTATTACGTTAGGAAAAAATAAAAGCGTATCGTCTATTCGAAATGTTTTAAAAATAATTCCTCACAAGGAATCAGTGAAAAAAATATTTGATGAAGTAAGCATTAATTATAAAGATAGAAATGGTGGCTATATTCGAATAACAAAAACAAGACTTAGACAAGGCGATGCTACTCAAATGGCAGTTATAGAACTAATAAAAGATTAA
- a CDS encoding 30S ribosomal protein S4, with the protein MGRYLGPVCKLCRREGEKLFLKGSRCESPKCSVVKRAFPPGKSAAVRKKQSEYGIRLREKQKAKRFYGLSEKQFKNMYDRAVLKKGIKGENFLRSLELRFDNVITRLGLASSHNQARTLIRHGHFMINNVKVDIPSYELKEKFVISINEKSKPQFLGALESISKKKLANWLAFDISKQEGIITKEPVRVEMDVPVNERLIVEYYSR; encoded by the coding sequence ATGGGAAGATATTTAGGACCAGTATGTAAATTGTGCCGAAGAGAAGGAGAAAAGCTTTTTTTAAAAGGAAGTCGATGTGAATCTCCTAAGTGTTCGGTTGTAAAAAGAGCATTTCCACCAGGAAAGTCTGCTGCAGTAAGAAAGAAGCAATCTGAATATGGAATAAGGTTGCGTGAGAAACAAAAAGCAAAAAGATTTTATGGATTGTCAGAGAAACAGTTCAAAAATATGTATGATAGAGCAGTTCTTAAAAAAGGCATTAAGGGAGAGAATTTTCTAAGATCATTAGAGCTAAGGTTTGATAATGTAATAACAAGGCTTGGCTTGGCAAGTTCTCATAATCAAGCTAGAACATTAATAAGGCATGGGCATTTCATGATTAATAATGTTAAAGTGGATATACCTTCTTATGAACTTAAAGAAAAATTTGTTATCTCAATTAATGAAAAAAGCAAACCTCAGTTTTTGGGTGCTCTTGAATCAATTAGCAAGAAAAAATTAGCAAATTGGCTAGCGTTTGACATTAGTAAACAAGAGGGAATTATTACGAAAGAACCAGTGAGAGTAGAAATGGATGTGCCAGTTAACGAAAGACTTATCGTAGAATATTATTCGAGATAA
- a CDS encoding 50S ribosomal protein L15, giving the protein MVRLEDLKPAEKSKKNRKRVGRGNSSGTGGTAGRGHKGQMSRSGSSTRPGFEGGQTPLYRRVPKSRGFNNISKKDYAIVNLADLVDLPAGAEITIEYLKDIKMVNNNYKLLKILGNGEINTKLSIKAHKFSKTALEKLDKVSAKVEILK; this is encoded by the coding sequence ATGGTTAGATTAGAAGATTTGAAACCTGCAGAAAAATCAAAAAAAAACAGGAAACGTGTAGGTAGAGGAAATTCGTCAGGCACCGGAGGAACTGCAGGCCGAGGACATAAGGGTCAGATGAGTCGATCTGGATCATCAACAAGGCCAGGATTTGAAGGCGGACAGACTCCCTTGTATAGACGGGTACCGAAAAGTAGAGGGTTTAATAATATTTCAAAAAAGGATTACGCAATTGTTAATCTAGCTGACTTGGTTGATTTACCAGCGGGTGCAGAAATTACAATTGAGTATCTGAAAGATATTAAGATGGTGAATAACAATTACAAATTATTAAAGATTTTGGGTAACGGTGAAATTAATACAAAACTTTCAATTAAGGCACACAAGTTTAGTAAGACAGCTTTAGAAAAATTAGACAAGGTAAGTGCAAAGGTTGAAATTTTGAAATGA
- the infA gene encoding translation initiation factor IF-1: MMKKDIIEVEGKIVETMPNAMFRVELDTGQVILAHVSGKIRKNFIRVLLGDRVKIELSPYDLTKGRITYRIK; the protein is encoded by the coding sequence ATAATGAAAAAAGATATAATTGAAGTTGAAGGAAAGATTGTAGAGACTATGCCTAACGCAATGTTTAGGGTAGAACTTGATACAGGACAAGTAATACTAGCTCATGTGTCAGGGAAGATAAGAAAGAACTTTATTAGAGTGTTATTAGGGGATAGAGTAAAGATAGAGTTGTCACCTTATGATTTAACTAAAGGCAGAATAACCTATAGAATTAAATGA
- a CDS encoding 3-phosphoserine/phosphohydroxythreonine aminotransferase, with the protein MSRIYNFSAGPAMLPLEVLEQAANEMVDYSGSGMSVLEMSHRSKPFEAIINQAESLLREIMNIPANYKVLFLQGGASSQFSMIPLNLFGKVRKADYILTGEWAKKAIQEAKRYGEINIVASSKDKNFNYIPPIDKSNFDSEAAYFHITTNNTIYGTVMRDVPETGDVPVVADMSSNILSEEIDVKKFGLIYAGAQKNIGPAGVTIVIIRDDLIGNALEITPTMFNYQTHVETNSLYNTPPTYAIYIAKLVFEWIKNKGGVKSIAKINNEKAKMLYGAIETSSLFKLTVPNPAHRSIMNIPFVLPEKDLEEKFIKEAAACGLTTLRGHRSVGGMRASIYNAMPMEGIKALVEFINEFDKNNK; encoded by the coding sequence ATGTCAAGAATATATAACTTTAGCGCAGGGCCAGCTATGCTTCCGTTAGAAGTTTTGGAACAGGCAGCAAATGAAATGGTTGATTATAGTGGATCTGGTATGTCAGTATTGGAAATGTCACACCGTTCAAAACCATTTGAGGCTATAATTAATCAAGCCGAATCTTTACTTCGAGAAATCATGAACATTCCTGCAAACTATAAGGTTTTATTTTTACAAGGTGGAGCCTCATCACAATTCTCAATGATCCCTCTCAACTTATTTGGAAAGGTCAGAAAAGCAGATTATATCCTTACGGGAGAATGGGCTAAAAAGGCTATTCAGGAAGCAAAGCGATATGGGGAAATAAATATAGTTGCTTCATCTAAAGATAAAAACTTTAATTATATACCGCCAATAGATAAGTCAAACTTTGATTCGGAAGCAGCATACTTTCATATCACAACAAATAATACCATTTATGGTACTGTTATGAGGGACGTCCCTGAAACTGGAGACGTACCTGTTGTTGCAGATATGTCGTCTAATATTCTGTCGGAAGAAATTGATGTTAAAAAATTTGGTCTTATTTATGCAGGTGCACAGAAGAATATTGGACCTGCTGGTGTTACGATTGTTATAATTAGAGATGATTTAATTGGAAATGCCTTAGAAATAACACCGACGATGTTTAATTACCAAACGCATGTTGAAACAAATTCGCTCTATAACACTCCTCCAACTTATGCTATTTACATTGCCAAATTAGTATTTGAATGGATAAAAAACAAAGGCGGAGTTAAGTCGATAGCTAAAATTAATAATGAGAAGGCAAAAATGCTCTATGGCGCAATTGAAACGTCTAGTCTTTTTAAATTGACAGTCCCGAACCCAGCACATCGCTCAATAATGAATATTCCTTTTGTGCTTCCAGAGAAGGACCTTGAGGAAAAGTTTATTAAAGAAGCTGCAGCTTGCGGTTTGACAACATTAAGAGGTCATCGATCGGTTGGTGGGATGAGAGCGAGTATTTACAATGCTATGCCAATGGAAGGGATCAAAGCCTTAGTTGAGTTTATTAATGAATTTGACAAAAATAATAAATAG
- a CDS encoding preprotein translocase subunit SecY: protein MISNIKNLFRIKELRNRVFFSLLIVIVYRIGSHIPIAGVDQTALDNLFGQGGFFGFVDLFSGGSLRRFSIFALGIIPYINASIIMQLLTVVTPQLKEMMEEGELGRKKVQQYTRYLAIVLAFLQALAMSAGFRSILSPDTSFSVFMFTSVFSLVAGTSLVMWLGELITERGIGNGASIIIFVGIISMIPSYILSTYSLVLGGASIVSVVFLLLIFCAVIVGIIIVQEGQRKIPVQYTKRIVGRKEHGGQNTYIPLRINQGGVIPIIFASSVLAFPATLAQFISPLRFLSDWFNPGGALYMLFFAGLIFFFTYFYTAITFNPVELADNIKKYGGFIVGVRPGRATADYLEKIISRLTLVGAVFLSIIAITPMLAANITNVTSFIGLGGTALLIMVGVAIDLMKQIETHFVTRQYDGMLE, encoded by the coding sequence ATGATATCTAATATAAAAAATTTGTTTAGAATTAAGGAATTAAGAAATCGTGTTTTCTTTTCTTTATTAATAGTCATAGTATATCGAATTGGATCACATATACCTATAGCAGGAGTTGATCAAACCGCTTTGGATAATTTGTTTGGTCAGGGTGGTTTTTTTGGATTTGTCGATTTGTTTTCTGGCGGCTCTTTAAGAAGGTTTTCAATATTTGCATTAGGAATAATTCCTTATATAAATGCTTCAATAATAATGCAGTTACTCACAGTTGTAACCCCTCAACTAAAAGAAATGATGGAAGAAGGGGAATTAGGTAGAAAAAAAGTACAACAGTATACTCGATATTTAGCCATAGTGTTAGCCTTTTTACAAGCACTTGCGATGTCAGCTGGATTTCGGTCAATATTATCACCTGATACTAGTTTTTCCGTGTTTATGTTTACTTCTGTTTTTTCGCTTGTTGCTGGTACTTCCCTAGTAATGTGGTTAGGTGAGTTGATAACTGAGAGAGGTATTGGAAATGGTGCGTCGATTATTATTTTTGTTGGAATAATTTCTATGATTCCCTCTTATATTCTTAGTACTTATAGCTTAGTTCTTGGTGGCGCAAGTATTGTTAGTGTTGTTTTTCTATTACTAATTTTTTGCGCAGTTATCGTCGGGATAATTATAGTACAAGAAGGGCAGAGAAAGATTCCTGTTCAGTATACTAAGCGAATTGTAGGCCGCAAAGAACATGGTGGACAAAATACATATATACCTTTGCGTATTAATCAAGGGGGCGTGATTCCTATAATATTCGCTTCTTCCGTTTTGGCATTTCCTGCAACTTTAGCACAGTTTATTTCTCCGTTAAGGTTTCTTTCGGACTGGTTTAATCCTGGTGGTGCACTTTATATGTTGTTTTTTGCAGGGTTAATATTCTTTTTTACCTATTTTTATACTGCAATTACATTTAACCCAGTAGAGCTTGCTGACAATATTAAAAAGTATGGAGGCTTCATCGTAGGTGTAAGACCTGGAAGAGCAACCGCTGATTATCTTGAAAAAATAATTAGCAGACTGACATTGGTTGGCGCCGTTTTTTTATCGATCATAGCAATAACTCCTATGTTAGCTGCTAATATTACCAATGTAACAAGTTTTATTGGTTTAGGTGGAACGGCACTCTTGATTATGGTTGGAGTCGCAATAGATTTAATGAAACAGATAGAAACACATTTCGTAACAAGGCAGTATGATGGTATGCTTGAGTAG
- a CDS encoding 30S ribosomal protein S11: protein MAEKTVKVKKKKIKKVVTTGIATIKSTFNNTIISITDMNGNVISWGSAGTVGFKGTKKGTPFAAQSAAELASEKARELGVKAVDVLVKGPGAGRETAIRAIQASGIEIMSIKDVTPIPHNGCRPPKRRRV from the coding sequence ATGGCTGAGAAAACTGTAAAAGTAAAAAAGAAAAAAATAAAAAAAGTTGTAACCACAGGTATCGCAACTATTAAATCCACATTTAATAACACTATTATCTCGATAACCGATATGAATGGAAATGTAATTTCATGGGGAAGTGCTGGTACTGTTGGGTTTAAAGGTACAAAAAAAGGAACTCCATTTGCCGCACAGTCAGCAGCTGAACTTGCATCTGAGAAAGCAAGAGAATTGGGAGTAAAAGCTGTAGATGTGCTTGTTAAAGGTCCTGGTGCAGGTCGAGAGACTGCAATCCGTGCGATACAAGCTTCAGGGATAGAAATAATGTCGATCAAAGATGTAACGCCTATACCGCATAATGGATGTAGGCCACCAAAAAGAAGAAGAGTTTAA
- a CDS encoding 50S ribosomal protein L13: MRNTKTFSAKPDSVDKKWYLVDAKGKTLGRLASQVATILRGKNKPEFTPSMDTGDYVVVINAEKISVTGRKETDKMYHRYTGYAGGIKTESLITMRKKHPENILMIAVKGMLPKSPIGSKMLKKLKVCAGENHCYTAQKPQMIEL; encoded by the coding sequence ATGAGAAATACAAAAACATTTTCAGCAAAACCGGATAGCGTAGATAAAAAATGGTATCTGGTTGATGCAAAAGGAAAAACTCTTGGAAGATTAGCATCACAAGTTGCAACTATTCTTCGGGGTAAAAATAAGCCTGAATTTACACCATCTATGGACACAGGTGATTATGTCGTAGTAATAAATGCAGAAAAGATAAGCGTTACCGGGAGAAAAGAAACAGATAAAATGTATCACCGTTATACAGGTTATGCCGGCGGAATAAAGACAGAATCTTTAATAACGATGAGAAAGAAACATCCTGAAAACATTCTTATGATAGCTGTAAAGGGGATGCTGCCGAAAAGTCCTATTGGAAGTAAGATGCTTAAGAAGTTAAAAGTATGTGCTGGAGAAAATCATTGTTATACTGCACAAAAACCACAAATGATTGAACTATAA
- a CDS encoding 50S ribosomal protein L36: MKVRASVKKICTKCKMLRRHGVLRVICENPKHKQRQG, from the coding sequence ATGAAAGTAAGAGCTTCAGTAAAAAAAATTTGTACAAAATGTAAAATGTTGAGAAGGCACGGAGTATTACGTGTAATATGTGAAAATCCTAAGCATAAACAAAGACAAGGGTAG
- a CDS encoding 30S ribosomal protein S9, giving the protein MSEKLLKKVDNKEGSAHKVKYYGTGRRKSSVARVWILQGKGNISVNDKPVNDYIVREMLAENLKLPLKITNNMNSYDVIAFVKGGGMAGQAGAIRHGITRALLTVNPDFRKMLKREGLVTRDPREKEPKKYGRKKARKGFQYRKR; this is encoded by the coding sequence ATGAGTGAAAAATTATTAAAAAAAGTGGATAATAAAGAGGGAAGTGCTCATAAAGTAAAATATTATGGTACTGGCAGAAGAAAAAGTTCTGTTGCAAGAGTATGGATATTACAGGGAAAAGGTAATATCAGCGTAAATGATAAACCTGTTAACGATTATATAGTTCGAGAGATGTTAGCGGAAAATCTAAAATTACCATTAAAGATAACGAATAACATGAATAGCTATGATGTTATTGCCTTTGTAAAAGGTGGTGGAATGGCTGGACAAGCTGGAGCTATAAGACATGGAATTACACGAGCATTATTAACCGTGAATCCTGATTTCAGAAAAATGTTGAAGCGAGAAGGATTAGTAACTCGAGATCCACGCGAAAAAGAACCTAAAAAGTATGGTCGTAAAAAAGCTAGAAAAGGCTTTCAATATAGAAAAAGATAA
- a CDS encoding glycosyltransferase family 1 protein — protein MKLNLIAEKFIGTANGVYTAYLESVESIKKINDIELTVNGKGDNYDVVHSHTIGFEYILKSFKYKNKLLVSAHVVPDSFIGSLILSELWRPMAKWYLKYVYSRARMIIAVSPVVKTELEKIGIKTEINVLCNSVNRVKFKADNESRDKFRQKLNIKKEDFVVLCVGQIQPRKGIYDFLEAAKNLKDIIFVWVGGRPYGKLTADFNSLTTAVENAPKNVIFTGAVDFDDMPSYYAMADVYFMPSFQENFAFATIEASSVKLPLVLRDNVEYPSSLFTHYLKGKNATDFTEIIKKLFGDREFFKKWQIESDTLASKYEISSYMKQLVSYYKKVADENK, from the coding sequence ATGAAACTCAATCTTATTGCAGAAAAGTTTATTGGTACTGCGAACGGTGTATATACCGCCTACCTGGAGTCTGTCGAATCTATTAAAAAAATTAATGACATAGAACTTACCGTCAATGGCAAAGGTGACAACTATGACGTAGTTCATTCTCATACTATTGGCTTTGAATATATCCTGAAATCATTCAAGTATAAAAACAAATTACTTGTTTCAGCACATGTCGTTCCAGATTCATTCATTGGAAGCCTCATTCTCAGCGAACTCTGGCGGCCTATGGCAAAGTGGTATCTGAAATACGTTTACAGCAGGGCTAGAATGATAATAGCTGTATCTCCCGTTGTTAAGACTGAGCTAGAGAAAATCGGAATCAAAACTGAGATTAACGTTCTCTGTAACAGCGTAAACCGAGTAAAATTTAAAGCTGATAATGAATCACGAGACAAGTTCAGACAGAAGCTTAATATTAAAAAAGAAGACTTCGTTGTCCTATGCGTTGGACAGATACAGCCAAGAAAAGGTATTTATGATTTTCTAGAAGCGGCAAAAAACCTTAAAGACATAATTTTTGTATGGGTTGGAGGCCGTCCATACGGAAAACTAACTGCAGATTTCAATAGTTTAACTACAGCGGTTGAAAATGCTCCTAAAAATGTCATTTTTACCGGAGCTGTCGATTTCGATGATATGCCAAGCTATTACGCCATGGCTGATGTTTACTTCATGCCATCATTTCAAGAGAATTTTGCTTTTGCAACGATCGAGGCAAGCTCGGTCAAGCTCCCGCTCGTTCTTAGAGATAATGTCGAGTATCCTAGCTCATTGTTTACTCATTATCTAAAAGGTAAAAACGCAACTGATTTTACTGAAATTATTAAGAAACTTTTCGGTGACAGAGAGTTCTTTAAAAAATGGCAGATAGAATCCGACACTCTTGCATCGAAATACGAGATAAGCAGTTATATGAAACAACTGGTCAGCTACTATAAAAAAGTAGCGGACGAAAATAAGTAA
- a CDS encoding 30S ribosomal protein S13, giving the protein MARIAGVDLPRDKRIEIALTYIYGIGVRTSQKILRDKGINPDLRVKDLTENEAVKLREAVSEYKIEGDLRRDVSMNIKRLIEIGSYRGQRHKKNLPSRGQRTKTNARTRRAGKRKTVAGKKKVAKK; this is encoded by the coding sequence GTGGCGAGAATAGCTGGTGTAGACCTTCCAAGGGATAAGCGAATTGAAATAGCACTAACCTATATATATGGGATTGGTGTAAGAACAAGCCAAAAGATATTAAGAGATAAAGGAATTAATCCAGATCTTAGGGTTAAGGATTTAACAGAAAATGAAGCTGTAAAACTTCGAGAAGCTGTTAGTGAATATAAAATTGAGGGTGATTTAAGACGCGATGTGTCGATGAACATAAAACGTCTTATTGAAATAGGCAGCTATAGAGGGCAAAGGCATAAGAAGAATTTACCTTCCAGAGGTCAAAGAACTAAAACAAATGCTCGAACACGCAGGGCTGGTAAGAGAAAAACAGTTGCTGGAAAGAAGAAAGTAGCTAAGAAGTAA
- a CDS encoding DNA-directed RNA polymerase subunit alpha: MRVGKQSWVKFFSEAPNYGKFIAEPLEKGYGITLGNSLRRILLSSLEGASITAIQIEGVSHEYEQIKGVVEDTLDIILNIKGIIVKSHSDTAKELTISVKGKTDVTAKDIEHDDEIEIINPEQHIATLNETAKFNVKLWVEKGKGYVPAEGNKNASQSINVIPIDSDFSPVKKVNIDVQNTRVGKQTDFDKLVLEIWTNGSISPEKAIKDSAELLIDNFKMFIEYNKKPQDAIPLEEKAEEAKAGTLDLTIEDLELSARSSNCLKKAGINTVRELLEKDMKDLMQIKNFGKKSADEINEKLAQYGYKLKDESNEEMNEI, translated from the coding sequence ATTAGAGTGGGAAAACAGTCCTGGGTAAAATTTTTTTCGGAAGCACCAAATTATGGTAAGTTCATAGCAGAGCCTTTAGAAAAAGGATATGGTATAACGCTTGGAAACTCTTTAAGAAGAATACTTTTGTCTTCTTTGGAAGGTGCGTCCATAACTGCAATTCAGATTGAAGGCGTAAGTCATGAATATGAACAGATAAAAGGTGTCGTAGAGGATACCCTTGACATAATTTTAAATATTAAGGGAATTATTGTAAAATCGCACTCTGATACTGCCAAAGAATTGACGATAAGCGTAAAGGGAAAAACTGACGTAACTGCAAAAGATATAGAACATGATGATGAAATTGAAATTATTAATCCAGAACAACATATTGCAACGCTTAATGAAACCGCTAAGTTTAATGTTAAATTGTGGGTTGAAAAGGGTAAGGGATACGTTCCTGCCGAGGGTAATAAAAATGCAAGTCAGTCTATAAATGTTATCCCGATTGACTCGGATTTTTCACCGGTCAAGAAGGTGAATATCGATGTTCAGAACACTAGAGTTGGGAAGCAGACTGATTTTGATAAATTAGTACTAGAAATATGGACCAATGGCAGTATATCGCCTGAAAAAGCAATTAAAGATAGTGCTGAACTCTTAATCGATAATTTCAAAATGTTTATAGAATATAATAAAAAGCCTCAAGATGCCATTCCTCTAGAAGAAAAAGCGGAGGAAGCAAAAGCCGGTACTTTAGACTTAACCATTGAAGATTTGGAATTATCTGCTAGATCATCAAATTGTTTAAAAAAAGCAGGGATTAATACTGTAAGAGAGCTTCTTGAAAAAGATATGAAAGATTTGATGCAGATTAAAAACTTTGGTAAAAAGTCAGCTGATGAAATTAATGAAAAATTAGCTCAATATGGGTATAAGCTAAAAGATGAATCTAATGAAGAGATGAATGAAATTTAA